The following are encoded in a window of Staphylococcus piscifermentans genomic DNA:
- a CDS encoding type I toxin-antitoxin system Fst family toxin: MFLYALITTLFSTISDCIIAWFTHWLSDKHNNK; encoded by the coding sequence TTCTTTATGCTCTAATTACAACACTATTTTCTACAATAAGTGATTGTATTATTGCATGGTTCACGCATTGGTTAAGCGACAAACATAATAACAAATAA